In Pedobacter heparinus DSM 2366, the following are encoded in one genomic region:
- a CDS encoding 3-keto-disaccharide hydrolase has translation MNIRKLVSLLLLFSTAGVYAQTAGWKNLFDGKTLKGWHQLNGKAKYEVINGSIVGTTVTAEPNSFLATNEDYGDFILELELKVGQMNSGIQFRSLSDPADHNGRVRGYQVEVDPSDRAWSGGIYDEARRGWMYQTEMHPAAKKAFVKKGWNKYRIEAIGPVIRTWVNDVPVAYMVDDMTAKGFIALQVHGVKERAGGAQIQWRNIKIQTGAAMRPRPLDLSVPVANYTLNTLSPLEQAQGFSLLFNGKDLRGWRAVLKQSPPEKGWEVENGILHIMPADSSAKNKYGDLLSARQYKAFELNFDFKLTEGANSGVKYFVMESENAARAGLGLEYQILDDERHPDAKLGTAGNRTMSSLYDLIPADKLDPRFKKNIGEWNQGKIIVYPNNLVQHWLNGFKVVEYQRGSNIYKVLVAHSKFAGKEGFGLAERGPVLLQDHGNAVYYKNIKIRELN, from the coding sequence ATGAATATTAGAAAATTAGTTTCACTGTTGCTGTTATTCAGCACGGCAGGTGTGTACGCCCAAACAGCGGGCTGGAAAAATTTATTTGATGGAAAAACGCTGAAAGGATGGCACCAATTGAATGGCAAAGCAAAATATGAAGTGATCAATGGCAGTATTGTAGGTACTACAGTAACTGCTGAGCCGAATTCATTTCTGGCTACCAATGAAGACTACGGAGATTTTATCCTGGAACTGGAACTAAAAGTAGGCCAGATGAATTCCGGCATCCAGTTCAGGAGTTTGTCTGATCCTGCTGATCACAATGGTAGGGTGAGGGGTTATCAGGTAGAAGTTGACCCTTCTGACAGGGCCTGGTCTGGTGGTATTTATGACGAAGCACGACGGGGCTGGATGTACCAGACAGAGATGCATCCTGCTGCTAAGAAAGCATTTGTAAAAAAAGGCTGGAACAAGTATAGGATAGAAGCAATAGGACCGGTGATCAGGACCTGGGTAAACGATGTGCCTGTTGCCTATATGGTGGATGACATGACTGCGAAAGGATTTATTGCCTTACAGGTGCATGGTGTAAAAGAGCGGGCAGGTGGTGCACAGATCCAATGGCGGAACATTAAAATACAAACGGGTGCTGCTATGAGGCCGAGGCCATTGGATTTGTCGGTACCCGTGGCCAATTATACGCTCAATACCCTTTCCCCATTGGAACAGGCCCAGGGTTTTAGTTTATTGTTCAATGGAAAAGACCTGAGGGGATGGAGGGCCGTTTTAAAACAAAGCCCGCCTGAAAAAGGTTGGGAGGTAGAAAATGGGATATTGCACATTATGCCTGCTGACAGCAGCGCAAAAAATAAATATGGCGACCTGCTCAGCGCCAGGCAATACAAGGCATTTGAACTGAACTTCGATTTCAAGTTAACAGAAGGTGCCAATTCCGGGGTCAAATATTTTGTAATGGAGTCGGAAAATGCTGCACGCGCCGGCCTGGGACTGGAATACCAGATATTAGATGATGAACGCCATCCCGATGCAAAACTGGGGACTGCGGGGAACCGTACGATGAGCAGTTTGTATGACCTGATTCCGGCCGATAAGCTGGATCCACGCTTTAAGAAAAATATAGGCGAATGGAACCAGGGTAAGATCATTGTATACCCCAATAACCTGGTACAGCATTGGTTAAATGGATTTAAGGTAGTTGAGTATCAGCGTGGAAGCAATATCTACAAAGTGCTTGTAGCCCATAGTAAATTTGCCGGTAAAGAAGGTTTTGGCCTTGCAGAACGGGGACCGGTTTTGTTACAGGACCATGGTAATGCGGTGTATTATAAAAACATTAAAATAAGGGAACTTAATTAG
- a CDS encoding ABC transporter ATP-binding protein — protein sequence MKDPIIQLKSLTKCYGTQRAVDDLSLDIYKGEIFGLLGPNGAGKTTTILMMLGLTDPTSGSAFVCGYNATNNPIAVKRKVGYMPDSLGFYDNMTALENLKYIARLNGLTEKEIKVRTVETMETVGLSAALNKKTATFSRGMKQRLGLADVLIKQPDVIILDEPTLGIDPSGVREFLALIKRLSKEQGLTVLLSSHHLHHVQQVCDRVGIFVKGKLLAQGNIDTLSGNVFNNAGHVVSIRLANVIPQPWALEQELEQWETIKQIRINEKTIEFECTQDITPALVRFFVEKGCDITGVHQKDYGLDDIYQKYFEDIN from the coding sequence ATGAAGGATCCTATTATACAACTCAAAAGCCTGACTAAATGTTATGGCACGCAAAGGGCAGTTGATGACCTGAGCCTGGACATCTATAAGGGAGAGATTTTTGGACTGCTGGGACCAAACGGCGCTGGCAAAACGACCACCATACTGATGATGCTGGGACTTACCGATCCGACAAGCGGTTCTGCATTTGTTTGCGGTTATAACGCAACAAATAATCCGATTGCTGTAAAAAGAAAGGTAGGCTATATGCCAGACAGCCTGGGCTTTTATGACAACATGACTGCACTGGAAAACCTGAAGTACATTGCAAGGCTGAACGGGCTGACCGAAAAGGAGATCAAGGTACGCACGGTGGAGACAATGGAAACAGTAGGGCTTTCTGCTGCCTTGAACAAGAAAACAGCTACTTTTTCCAGAGGTATGAAACAACGTTTGGGCCTGGCCGATGTATTGATTAAGCAGCCCGATGTGATCATTCTTGATGAACCAACTTTGGGGATTGACCCTAGTGGCGTGCGGGAGTTTCTGGCACTTATAAAGCGCTTGAGCAAAGAGCAGGGACTGACCGTTCTGCTTTCCTCGCATCATTTACACCATGTACAACAGGTATGCGATCGGGTAGGGATTTTTGTAAAAGGCAAACTATTGGCCCAGGGCAATATCGATACCTTATCTGGCAACGTGTTTAACAACGCAGGGCATGTTGTATCCATCAGGTTAGCAAATGTCATTCCTCAGCCCTGGGCATTGGAACAGGAGCTGGAACAATGGGAAACCATTAAGCAGATCAGGATAAATGAAAAGACGATAGAATTTGAGTGTACGCAGGACATTACGCCAGCACTGGTCCGTTTTTTTGTGGAGAAGGGATGCGACATTACTGGCGTACATCAAAAAGATTATGGCCTGGATGACATTTATCAAAAATATTTTGAGGACATTAATTGA
- a CDS encoding MaoC family dehydratase has product MLIINNFEEYKSHLGKELGVSKWHRINQEQINQFADATLDHQWIHVDREKAETEGPFKATIAHGYLTISLIPYLWKQIAEVRNIKMEINYGIERFKFGQPVLVDSEVQLKAKLVSIVNLRGVTKVVIEATLVIKDHPKPAYNGDVVFLYHFIA; this is encoded by the coding sequence ATGTTAATCATCAATAATTTCGAAGAGTATAAATCCCATTTAGGTAAAGAACTAGGTGTCTCCAAATGGCATCGAATAAATCAGGAACAGATTAACCAATTTGCCGATGCCACCTTAGATCACCAATGGATACACGTTGACAGGGAAAAAGCCGAAACCGAAGGCCCATTTAAGGCAACCATAGCACATGGATATTTAACGATATCGTTAATTCCATATTTATGGAAGCAAATTGCAGAGGTCCGCAACATTAAAATGGAAATCAACTACGGCATAGAGCGCTTTAAATTCGGACAGCCTGTCCTTGTCGACAGTGAAGTGCAGTTAAAAGCGAAACTCGTTTCTATTGTGAATCTGAGAGGCGTTACGAAAGTGGTTATTGAAGCAACTCTTGTCATTAAGGATCATCCAAAGCCAGCTTATAACGGAGATGTTGTATTCTTGTATCATTTTATAGCCTGA
- a CDS encoding sensor histidine kinase: MENNTGTDPQEDPAPTLETRSFTSLDIAKLAITAANLGVWFIDEQTGTFLPSARMKELHGYLAEEEMSFEAALVQIPKKYRQKVISVLKEARSRKEPFYLEYPVIGFHDQQQRWLRVMGGSEQPTTETSQFSGVIMDITDIKQNELRRSKFIGMVSHELKTPLTALKAYIQLLNKWAKQKRDSFSIGALSKLEKQVKKMTTMINGFLNFSGAESGKIHLNKSTFDMIPLLNEVIEENKDIYPDHAISLAASQQMVVNADRDKIEQVIINLISNAVKYSDPGKPIAVTCLQEKTRLILSVKDTGMGIEEKDIAKLFKPHSRIKTSKTENISGFGIGLYLCAEIIKYHGGEIGVKSEPGHGSTFWFSLKMKEQP, from the coding sequence ATGGAAAACAATACCGGGACAGATCCTCAGGAAGATCCTGCACCCACACTTGAGACACGCTCCTTTACGTCACTGGATATTGCTAAACTTGCCATAACCGCTGCCAATTTAGGCGTCTGGTTTATAGATGAACAGACAGGTACCTTTCTTCCCTCTGCACGCATGAAAGAACTCCACGGCTATCTGGCAGAAGAAGAGATGTCCTTTGAAGCTGCACTTGTGCAAATACCAAAAAAATATAGGCAGAAAGTGATCAGCGTCCTAAAAGAAGCCAGGAGCCGAAAGGAACCATTTTATCTGGAATATCCAGTGATAGGATTTCATGACCAACAACAACGATGGCTCAGGGTAATGGGTGGATCAGAGCAACCCACAACCGAAACCAGCCAGTTCTCGGGTGTAATCATGGACATCACTGACATCAAGCAAAATGAACTGCGCAGGAGCAAATTCATAGGAATGGTCAGCCATGAACTCAAAACGCCACTTACAGCCTTGAAAGCATATATTCAGCTCCTGAACAAATGGGCAAAACAAAAGCGGGACAGTTTCAGTATAGGTGCATTGTCCAAACTGGAAAAACAAGTAAAAAAAATGACTACAATGATCAATGGCTTCCTGAATTTTTCAGGAGCAGAATCTGGCAAAATCCATTTGAACAAGTCAACTTTTGATATGATCCCCCTGTTGAACGAGGTAATCGAGGAAAATAAAGACATATATCCCGACCATGCCATCAGCCTGGCAGCTTCCCAGCAGATGGTGGTAAATGCAGACCGGGACAAAATAGAGCAAGTGATCATCAACCTGATCAGCAATGCCGTTAAATACTCCGATCCCGGAAAACCTATAGCAGTTACCTGCCTGCAGGAAAAAACCAGGTTAATATTGAGCGTAAAAGATACCGGAATGGGAATTGAAGAAAAAGACATAGCCAAACTCTTCAAACCGCATTCCAGGATAAAAACCAGCAAAACGGAAAATATATCAGGCTTTGGCATCGGACTCTACCTCTGCGCTGAGATCATTAAATACCATGGTGGGGAAATTGGTGTAAAAAGTGAACCAGGCCACGGCAGTACGTTTTGGTTTAGCTTAAAAATGAAAGAGCAGCCTTAA
- a CDS encoding ABC transporter permease — translation MKSQPLSSPFNVMVHKEMADHIRSWRFIVLMGLIILTFVASMYVSLGNIRSAMSNVNDPDHTFLYLKLLTATDNSMPPFHVFLSFLAPLLGISLGFDAINAEQNSGTLTRLIAQPVYRDNLLLAKFVSALILVSAPFLVLALLMIGGGLVLTGVRIEPQELLRILGFMMISMIYVGFWLSLSITLSVRFRQAATSALTAIGIWLFFTVFYQIIINLIIRSFLPDPTFLTQDQVLRYNELILDLLRIAPNQLYTDASTTLLMPSVRSLGPMTMEQMAGAIPAPLPFRESLMIVWPQVSGLIGATVACFALAYYLFMRREIRS, via the coding sequence ATGAAGAGTCAACCACTTTCCAGCCCTTTTAATGTGATGGTTCATAAAGAAATGGCAGACCATATCCGAAGCTGGCGCTTTATCGTACTGATGGGGCTGATCATACTCACGTTCGTTGCGTCAATGTATGTATCCCTGGGCAATATCCGATCGGCTATGAGTAATGTTAATGATCCGGACCATACTTTTTTATACCTTAAACTGCTAACTGCCACAGATAATTCGATGCCACCCTTTCACGTGTTTCTAAGCTTTCTGGCCCCTTTACTGGGTATCAGCCTGGGTTTCGATGCGATTAATGCCGAGCAGAACAGCGGAACACTGACGAGGCTTATTGCACAACCCGTTTACAGAGACAACTTACTATTGGCCAAGTTTGTAAGTGCCCTTATTCTGGTAAGCGCCCCATTCCTGGTTTTGGCCTTGCTGATGATAGGAGGAGGGCTGGTTTTGACGGGGGTAAGGATAGAGCCCCAGGAGCTGCTGCGGATACTGGGATTCATGATGATCAGTATGATCTATGTTGGCTTTTGGTTGAGCTTATCCATCACCTTGTCGGTCAGGTTCAGGCAAGCAGCAACTTCAGCCCTTACGGCAATAGGCATATGGTTGTTCTTTACAGTATTTTACCAGATCATTATCAATCTTATAATCAGGTCTTTTTTACCCGATCCTACCTTTTTAACACAAGATCAGGTCCTGCGTTACAATGAATTGATTCTGGATTTGTTGCGCATTGCACCCAATCAACTTTATACAGATGCCAGCACTACATTGTTGATGCCTTCTGTTCGAAGTCTTGGTCCGATGACGATGGAGCAAATGGCCGGGGCAATACCCGCTCCTCTACCTTTCAGAGAGAGTCTGATGATCGTATGGCCACAGG
- a CDS encoding Gfo/Idh/MocA family protein encodes MKRKDFLKTSSSALAAVAGFMILPSYVLGKPFGHTAPSDKVNLACCGIGNRGGELLNSLYKTGLVNVVALCDVDMGAPHTLENMNKFPNAKRFNDFREMFDQIGKEFDAVCIGVPDFSHFPIAMLAMNQGKNVYVEKPMAHTFNEVALMMDAEKKYKVKCQMGNQGHSEENYFQFKAWTEAGIIKDVTAITAFMNNGRRWHGMTASGFLPAQPIPETLDWDKWLSTSAFKDYNKGYINGDWRSWYEFGNGALGDWGAHIIDTAHQFLELGLPTEVNPVKMEGHSAFLFPQGSTLLFKFPKRGHMPACDITWYDGFNNRPELPEGFGEYVRAKNIPPPTAGAANTKRYPGKIIYSKELTFKGGSHGSALEIIPAEKAKEMASILPVVPESPSNHFANFLKACKGEEDCRSSFAIAGPLCQVMALGVLAQRLNTRLVFDAHKKQISNSKIGNELLAGPPPRKGWSQFYKM; translated from the coding sequence ATGAAAAGAAAAGATTTTTTAAAAACCAGTTCATCTGCATTGGCGGCTGTTGCCGGTTTCATGATCCTGCCATCCTACGTGTTAGGGAAACCTTTTGGCCATACCGCACCAAGCGATAAAGTAAACCTGGCCTGCTGCGGCATTGGCAACAGGGGTGGTGAGCTACTGAATTCTCTGTATAAAACGGGGCTGGTGAACGTTGTGGCGCTTTGCGATGTGGATATGGGAGCGCCACATACGCTGGAGAACATGAACAAGTTTCCGAATGCAAAACGTTTTAATGATTTCAGGGAAATGTTTGATCAGATAGGTAAGGAATTTGATGCTGTTTGCATTGGTGTGCCCGACTTTTCTCATTTTCCGATAGCCATGCTGGCCATGAATCAGGGCAAAAATGTGTATGTAGAAAAACCAATGGCGCATACGTTTAACGAAGTGGCGCTGATGATGGATGCGGAAAAAAAATATAAGGTAAAATGCCAGATGGGCAACCAGGGCCACTCCGAAGAAAACTACTTTCAGTTTAAAGCATGGACTGAAGCAGGCATTATTAAAGACGTTACCGCCATCACTGCCTTTATGAACAATGGCCGCAGGTGGCATGGCATGACAGCTTCCGGTTTTTTACCGGCACAACCTATTCCTGAAACGCTGGATTGGGATAAATGGCTCAGTACGTCGGCTTTTAAGGATTACAATAAGGGCTATATCAATGGCGACTGGCGCTCCTGGTATGAATTTGGGAATGGCGCTTTGGGCGATTGGGGTGCGCACATCATCGATACGGCACATCAGTTTTTAGAACTCGGTTTACCTACTGAAGTCAATCCGGTTAAAATGGAAGGACATAGTGCATTTTTATTTCCGCAGGGCTCTACTTTATTGTTTAAATTTCCAAAGCGTGGGCATATGCCGGCCTGTGACATTACCTGGTATGATGGGTTTAATAACCGTCCCGAATTACCTGAAGGTTTTGGTGAATATGTACGGGCCAAAAATATTCCGCCGCCAACAGCAGGGGCTGCCAATACCAAACGATATCCCGGAAAAATAATTTATTCAAAAGAGTTGACCTTTAAGGGTGGCTCGCATGGTTCAGCACTCGAGATCATCCCTGCAGAAAAAGCAAAAGAAATGGCATCTATACTGCCCGTAGTGCCGGAGAGTCCGTCAAATCATTTTGCCAATTTCTTAAAAGCCTGCAAAGGTGAGGAAGATTGCCGTTCCTCGTTTGCTATTGCCGGCCCATTGTGCCAGGTAATGGCATTGGGGGTATTGGCACAGCGTTTAAATACCAGGCTTGTTTTTGATGCCCATAAAAAGCAGATCAGCAATAGTAAAATTGGTAACGAACTGCTGGCTGGCCCTCCGCCAAGAAAAGGCTGGTCGCAATTTTATAAAATGTAA
- a CDS encoding NPCBM/NEW2 domain-containing protein, translated as MNKFISGCFTLLLTFSFLVSFAQKNHVVWLDDLPIQSFSDGIRPVEVKANYGKDTMCVKGVKYLRGLGAQSISILKFDLSKQAIRFSAMAAVDDHGNKDIALRFYVLGDGKILFESGERRVGDEPLKVEVDLSGIKQLGLLVTDKVGGVGNKRTYANWINAKLEMKEGHLPGYLRYPDQKYILTPLPKQTPKINSAKVFGASPGNPVLYTIAATGRRPMQFSAPGLPKGLSISASTGIITGVVKEKGNYSVLLKAKNNLGEAKQKLVIKIGDTIALTPPLGWNGWNSWETKIDREKVMASAQAMVNKGLRDHGWNYINIDDSWQGVRTRPDTALQPNEKFPDFKSMVDAIHALGLKAGLYSTPYVSSYGGYVGGSSDFPAGGETHERIKVNRQSFMHIGKYRFETIDARQMASWGFDFLKYDWRIDVNSTERMADALKKSDRDVVFSLSNNSPFEKVKDWMRLSHMYRTGPDIKDSWNSLYTTVFSIDKWAAYTGPGHWADPDMMIVGDVAIGPVMHPTKLTADEQYSHVSIFSLLAAPMLIGCPIEKLDAFTLNLLTNDEVIAINQDPLGKAGRLLLREAGIEVWVKQLEDGAYGIGIFNTAGYGETPQSYFRWGDEKEKLYALDFTKIGLKGKWQIRDVWRQKSLGQYSGPFTTTVPYHGVVMLKVSPVGLALLK; from the coding sequence ATGAATAAATTCATATCCGGGTGTTTTACACTTTTATTAACCTTTTCATTTTTAGTAAGTTTTGCGCAGAAAAACCATGTAGTATGGCTGGATGACCTTCCTATCCAAAGTTTTTCAGACGGCATCCGTCCGGTGGAGGTAAAAGCCAACTATGGTAAGGATACCATGTGTGTAAAGGGTGTTAAGTATTTAAGGGGATTGGGGGCACAAAGCATCAGTATCCTTAAATTTGACCTTTCTAAACAGGCCATACGTTTTTCGGCAATGGCGGCAGTGGATGACCATGGTAATAAGGATATAGCGCTGCGGTTTTATGTATTGGGCGACGGTAAAATATTGTTTGAAAGCGGGGAAAGGAGGGTTGGAGATGAGCCGCTGAAAGTAGAGGTAGATTTGAGCGGAATTAAACAACTTGGACTACTGGTTACGGATAAGGTAGGTGGTGTTGGTAATAAAAGGACCTATGCCAACTGGATCAATGCCAAACTGGAAATGAAAGAGGGGCATTTGCCCGGATACCTGCGGTATCCAGATCAGAAATATATACTGACCCCGCTACCCAAACAAACACCTAAAATAAATTCGGCCAAAGTATTTGGGGCAAGTCCGGGCAATCCTGTCTTATACACAATAGCAGCAACGGGCAGGCGGCCTATGCAATTTTCGGCGCCTGGTTTACCCAAAGGATTATCCATATCTGCATCAACCGGCATCATTACCGGGGTAGTTAAAGAAAAAGGAAACTACAGTGTACTGCTGAAGGCTAAAAATAACCTCGGTGAAGCGAAGCAAAAATTAGTGATCAAAATTGGGGATACCATTGCATTGACACCCCCACTGGGTTGGAATGGATGGAATTCTTGGGAAACTAAAATTGACCGGGAAAAAGTAATGGCTTCTGCCCAGGCCATGGTAAATAAAGGTTTACGCGACCATGGCTGGAACTATATCAATATTGATGACAGCTGGCAGGGCGTAAGAACCAGGCCAGACACCGCCTTACAACCGAATGAGAAGTTTCCCGACTTTAAAAGTATGGTTGATGCGATACATGCATTGGGTTTAAAAGCTGGTTTGTATTCTACACCTTATGTTTCCAGTTATGGCGGGTATGTAGGTGGCTCCTCTGATTTTCCGGCAGGAGGGGAAACACATGAGCGCATTAAAGTGAACAGGCAATCTTTTATGCACATCGGAAAATACAGGTTTGAAACAATAGACGCCAGACAAATGGCGAGCTGGGGCTTTGACTTTTTAAAATACGACTGGCGGATAGATGTAAATTCTACGGAACGTATGGCCGATGCCCTGAAAAAATCAGACCGTGATGTGGTATTCAGTTTATCCAACAATTCACCTTTTGAAAAAGTGAAAGACTGGATGCGCCTTTCACATATGTACCGAACCGGCCCTGATATTAAAGATAGCTGGAATAGTTTGTACACTACGGTATTCTCGATCGATAAATGGGCAGCCTATACTGGTCCCGGACATTGGGCCGATCCGGATATGATGATTGTTGGTGATGTTGCAATTGGTCCGGTAATGCATCCTACAAAATTAACAGCAGATGAACAGTATAGCCATGTTAGCATATTCAGTTTGCTGGCCGCACCCATGTTGATCGGCTGCCCTATTGAGAAGCTGGATGCATTTACACTAAACCTGCTGACCAATGATGAAGTGATTGCCATTAACCAGGATCCACTTGGGAAAGCTGGCCGGCTTTTATTGCGTGAGGCCGGCATAGAGGTTTGGGTAAAACAACTGGAAGACGGTGCTTATGGTATAGGTATTTTCAACACTGCCGGGTATGGAGAAACACCCCAGTCTTATTTTCGCTGGGGCGATGAAAAAGAAAAACTATATGCACTGGATTTTACTAAGATAGGCCTGAAAGGAAAATGGCAGATCAGAGATGTGTGGCGGCAAAAATCCCTGGGGCAATATAGTGGACCATTCACCACTACTGTTCCTTATCACGGTGTGGTGATGCTTAAAGTTTCTCCGGTTGGATTGGCTTTATTGAAATAA
- a CDS encoding AAA family ATPase — protein sequence MFKRDIIDELIKWKNNPERKPLLLRGARQVGKTTVVNMFSEHYEQYIYLNLEQADNSLDFTNYGRVEQFAIRIYGGQLKIDKISTSNGKEYTLLNLPFYLAGRIENYIDWMQKSL from the coding sequence ATGTTTAAAAGAGACATTATTGACGAACTTATTAAATGGAAAAACAACCCTGAACGTAAACCACTGTTACTACGTGGAGCCAGACAGGTGGGGAAAACTACTGTTGTCAATATGTTTTCGGAACATTATGAACAATATATTTACCTAAATTTAGAACAAGCAGATAATTCACTTGATTTCACCAATTATGGTAGAGTAGAACAATTCGCCATAAGAATTTATGGGGGTCAATTAAAAATAGATAAAATAAGCACTTCAAATGGAAAAGAATATACCTTACTAAATTTACCTTTTTACCTAGCGGGAAGAATAGAAAACTATATCGACTGGATGCAAAAAAGCCTTTAA
- a CDS encoding NEW3 domain-containing protein: MLAKFSLTPLFFLFLFACPLALCAQSPAVNIDGKSGFTAKLMNIEAATNEIFRYNASLHNGSGKPAVFEFKSNLPIGWMISYKVDGSQVTSLNMDPGSTRDVSIEVNATASTVPGKYKLPVKAITAADTLSLNLEAVVKGSYGIALTTPTGKLSEELTSGSHKEIHLEVKNTGTLPLNDIELSSQLPSNWEATFEPSKVKQLEPGKNIAITAKLKVPDKTIAGDYAATFTATNSNGNSQAAFRMVVTTSLLSGWIGILVILAAISLVYYLIRKYGRR, encoded by the coding sequence ATGTTAGCAAAATTTTCACTTACCCCTCTCTTTTTCCTATTTCTTTTTGCATGCCCTCTGGCCTTGTGTGCCCAAAGCCCGGCTGTAAACATTGATGGTAAATCCGGCTTTACAGCAAAGCTGATGAATATCGAGGCTGCAACGAATGAAATATTTCGTTACAATGCCAGTTTGCATAATGGGTCTGGAAAACCGGCCGTATTTGAGTTCAAAAGCAATCTGCCCATTGGCTGGATGATCAGCTACAAGGTTGATGGAAGCCAGGTTACCTCTCTCAATATGGATCCGGGAAGTACCCGGGATGTCTCTATCGAGGTCAATGCCACAGCAAGTACCGTACCCGGGAAATACAAGCTGCCTGTAAAGGCCATAACTGCTGCCGATACCCTGTCCCTGAATCTGGAGGCCGTGGTAAAGGGATCTTACGGGATAGCACTGACCACACCCACCGGAAAGTTAAGCGAAGAGCTTACTTCTGGCAGCCACAAGGAAATCCATTTGGAGGTAAAGAACACAGGTACCCTGCCATTGAACGATATTGAACTCAGTTCCCAATTGCCCAGCAATTGGGAAGCGACGTTTGAGCCCTCAAAGGTTAAACAGCTGGAGCCAGGGAAGAACATAGCCATCACTGCAAAACTTAAAGTTCCTGATAAGACGATAGCGGGCGATTATGCAGCTACCTTTACTGCAACAAATAGTAATGGCAATTCCCAGGCTGCCTTTAGGATGGTCGTTACCACTTCATTGCTATCTGGATGGATTGGTATACTGGTTATTCTGGCTGCCATTTCCCTGGTGTATTATCTTATCCGCAAGTACGGTAGAAGATAG
- a CDS encoding glycoside hydrolase family 88/105 protein: MKHLNYFSMKHAVCLWVVSIFGIASTPVFSQSWVDAVDRHGREMYMPAAQYKWDWGQATFLNALVQLYKASGEVQKKTYLNYIKQAMDASFNVANGKHPNAVASAHGMAFLARITGEKKYLDKCNEIYADYLKIPRAPNGGVSHRAETVELWDDTVYMLNMFLLEMYRLTGDEKYIADFVEQFKAHQEKLIDAKSGLWVHGWDADQADYNDGCSIMGWPDPVTRKSSEIWARGNGWIGMALSDALNTISKKSKYRKQLEKAFLQYVAAIAPLQNRESGHWYQLPTLVNEPKNFLESSATAMFAYTITMGLKMHMLDQKKYGPMADRSYNGIIKNSLRDAGNGYKVPARVSGGTCIGDENYYLGRKITEGTGFGYGAFIMFGLAYEQYKGLRK; the protein is encoded by the coding sequence ATGAAACACTTAAATTATTTTTCGATGAAACATGCTGTTTGTTTATGGGTCGTATCCATTTTTGGTATAGCATCCACTCCTGTTTTTTCCCAGTCCTGGGTTGATGCGGTAGACCGTCATGGCCGTGAGATGTATATGCCGGCTGCCCAATACAAATGGGACTGGGGACAGGCAACTTTTTTGAATGCGCTGGTCCAGTTGTATAAGGCCTCAGGTGAGGTGCAGAAAAAAACATACCTCAATTATATTAAACAGGCTATGGATGCCAGTTTTAATGTGGCAAATGGTAAGCACCCAAATGCAGTAGCTTCGGCGCATGGCATGGCTTTTCTTGCCAGGATAACAGGTGAAAAAAAATACCTCGATAAATGCAATGAGATTTATGCCGACTATTTGAAAATTCCGCGTGCCCCGAATGGTGGCGTTTCTCATCGGGCAGAAACGGTGGAGTTATGGGACGATACCGTATACATGCTGAATATGTTTTTGCTGGAAATGTACCGGTTAACCGGTGATGAGAAATATATTGCTGATTTTGTGGAGCAATTTAAAGCACATCAGGAAAAGCTGATTGATGCGAAATCCGGTCTGTGGGTACATGGTTGGGATGCAGACCAGGCTGATTACAATGATGGATGCAGTATTATGGGTTGGCCGGATCCGGTTACGAGGAAAAGCAGCGAAATCTGGGCGCGTGGAAACGGCTGGATCGGTATGGCGCTTTCAGATGCCCTGAATACCATCTCTAAAAAATCAAAGTACCGCAAACAATTGGAAAAGGCTTTTTTACAGTATGTAGCAGCCATTGCCCCATTGCAAAACCGTGAATCAGGCCATTGGTATCAGTTGCCGACTTTAGTGAATGAACCTAAAAACTTTCTGGAAAGTTCTGCTACCGCCATGTTTGCCTATACCATTACCATGGGCTTAAAAATGCACATGCTGGACCAGAAAAAATACGGGCCGATGGCAGATCGGTCTTACAATGGCATCATCAAAAATAGCCTAAGGGATGCCGGTAACGGATATAAGGTGCCTGCAAGAGTTTCAGGTGGTACCTGTATTGGTGATGAGAATTATTACCTGGGCCGAAAAATAACAGAAGGTACAGGGTTTGGCTATGGCGCATTCATCATGTTTGGGCTTGCCTATGAACAATATAAAGGATTACGTAAATGA